A part of Anabas testudineus chromosome 9, fAnaTes1.2, whole genome shotgun sequence genomic DNA contains:
- the tbx3b gene encoding T-box transcription factor TBX3 gives MPSFSEPCVPGEVPQAPPTGAGDAALRETILAGPPLFSAIALSPRMSADPSLDDPSADPVFRTSPPWQPGTLCPDIQEGGETAEDEPNVYLEASELWRQFHKHGTEMVITKSGRRMFPPLKARCTGMNRKAKYILLMDIVAADDCRYKFHNSRWMVAGKSDPEMPKRMYIHPDSPATGEQWMSKVVNFHKLKLTNNISDKHGFTILNSMHKYQPRFHVVKTNDLLKLPYSTFRTFVFPETEFIAVTAYQNEKITQLKIDNNPFAKGFRDTGNGRREKRKLQHPSETSKEMRMTDMKPEPVKDSTVHYSDNSKSSDAYESDSDKDVEDKTGEERKMQKDTSATVSTTERTVQGPAEMQRELYPRQQHTSRPEGAGCCKEQSCKLRSSYARGWVYPLELNRNLWSPSLFHPAQVNSWYSCANVDTAVQSGLSLAAPARIPGPARFPVSLQQHTLVQDLVTLSHIGGFLFYPYSDLSAAAAQRSTADFRAYPSIHSRDYFTSPLISSTIPPVGGGGVKYVTADSLSLPIDEEKSSIDEAQGDCSQHKPQTGGTFCLEKGHENVLPLN, from the exons ATGCCAAGCTTCTCGGAGCCTTGCGTCCCAGGCGAGGTACCACAAGCCCCTCCGACAGGAGCCGGTGATGCGGCCCTTCGAGAGACTATCTTGGCCGGACCCCCGCTGTTCTCAGCCATCGCTCTCTCCCCCCGAATGTCAGCAGATCCCAGTTTGGATGATCCCAGCGCGGACCCGGTGTTTCGCACGTCGCCGCCGTGGCAGCCTGGGACGCTGTGCCCCGACATTCAAGAGGGAGGGGAAACGGCTGAAGACGAACCCAATGTTTATTTGGAAGCCAGCGAGCTTTGGAGACAGTTCCACAAACACGGCACAGAAATGGTCATTACAAAATCTGGGAG ACGCATGTTTCCGCCGCTCAAGGCCAGGTGTACCGGCATGAATAGAAAAGCCAAATATATCCTTTTGATGGACATCGTGGCGGCTGATGACTGCAGATATAAATTTCATAACTCCCGCTGGATGGTGGCGGGGAAGTCAGACCCGGAGATGCCCAAGCGCATGTACATCCACCCGGACAGTCCGGCCACAGGGGAGCAGTGGATGTCCAAAGTGGTGAACTTccacaaactgaaactgacCAACAACATATCCGACAAACATGGATTT ACCATTCTCAACTCGATGCACAAATACCAGCCGAGATTTCATGTAGTGAAGACAAACGACCTTCTCAAGCTGCCTTACAGCACCTTCAGGACGTTCGTCTTCCCTGAGACGGAATTCATCGCAGTGACAGCTTATCAGAATGAGAAG ATCACTCAATTGAAAATAGACAATAATCCTTTCGCCAAGGGATTCCGAGACACGGGCAAcgggaggagagagaagag GAAACTACAGCATCCATCAGAAACGTCTAAGGAGATGCGGATGACTGACATGAAGCCTGAACCTGTAAAAGATTCGACTGTACACTATTCAGACAATTCCAAGTCTTCAg ATGCCTATGAAAGTGACAGTGATAAAGATGTTGAGGACAAAactggagaggagagaaaaatgcAGAAAGACACTAGTGCCACGGTTTCTACAACAGAGAGGACTGTACAGGGTCCAGCTGAAATGCAGAGAGAACTGTACCCCAGACAACAGCACACCAGCAGACCTGAAGGAGCAGGTTGCTGCAAGGAACAATCGTGCAAATTACGCAGCAGTTATGCACGCGGTTGGGTTTATCCACTGGAATTAAACAGAAATCTGTGGAGTCCAAGTCTTTTCCACCCTGCTCAGGTGAACAGCTGGTACAGCTGTGCTAACGTGGACACAGCGGTACAGAGTGGACTCAGCCTGGCAGCACCTGCCAGGATTCCAGGACCTGCAAGGTTTCCTGTCAGCCTTCAGCAACACACACTGGTACAG GACCTAGTGACCCTGTCACACATCGGAGGCTTTCTGTTTTATCCCTACTCTGAcctgtctgctgcagcagctcagcgCTCCACAGCGGATTTTAGAGCCTACCCAAGCATCCACAGCCGGGACTATTTCACTTCTCCGCTAATATCTTCAACCATTCCTCctgtgggtggtggtggtgtgaaATATGTTACTGCTGATTCGCTTAGTCTACCCATCGACGAGGAGAAGAGCTCAATAGATGAAGCTCAAGGTGATTGCAGTCAACACAAGCCGCAGACAGGGGGAACATTCTGCCTTGAGAAAGGACACGAAAATGTCTTACCTTTGAACTGA
- the tm2d2 gene encoding TM2 domain-containing protein 2, which yields MISVSYILLCGQFLLLLTVILLQCLEGIHSQNSSTTETPTSTSQGTTALPFSEQPSETVRVESTNNSEPYEYRPPSPVVLCSYLPEEFIYCQEPVDHAGNHSAFLEAGHGCVGWGGQTQKEVNHTPVICTALDDIECAGPREFLRGNVPCIKYTGHYFITTLLYSFFLGCFGVDRFCLGHTGTAVGKLLTLGGLGIWWFVDLILLITGGLMPSDYSNWCTYY from the exons ATGATTTCAGTGAGCTACATTCTGTTGTGCGGACAGTTCCTTCTGCTGCTGACTGTCATCCTGCTACAATGTCTGGAAGGAATTCACTCTCAAAACTCGTCGACCACGGAAACTCCGACATCTACTAGCCAGGGAACTACTGCGCTCCCGTTCAGCGAGCAGCCGTCCGAAACTGTGAGAGTGGAAAGTACGAATAATTCAGAGCCCTATGAGTACAGACCCCCGTCTCCAGTCGTCCTCTGCAGCTATCT ACCAGAAGAGTTCATCTACTGTCAAGAACCTGTGGATCACGCAGGCAACCACAGTGCCTTCCTGGAGGCAGGCCATGGTTGTGTGGGG tgGGGTGGCCAGACTCAGAAGGAAGTGAACCATACACCAGTTATCTGCACCGCACTTGATGACATAGAGTGTGCTGGACCCAGAGAATTCCTCAGAGGAAATGTTCCCTGCATCAA ATACACTGGACACTACTTCATCACCACGCTGCTGTACTCCTTCTTCCTGGGTTGTTTTGGTGTCGACCGTTTTTGCCTGGGCCACACTGGCACCGCTGTTGGAAAGTTGCTCACTCTGGGAGGCCTTGGGATCTGGTGGTTTGTGGACCTTATTCTCCTAATCACCGGTGGCCTGATGCCCAGCGACTACAGCAACTGGTGCACCTACTACTGA
- the htra4 gene encoding serine protease HTRA1, producing MKFVAYFTVLSSAVHAGLLRKRQTCPQVCDASRCPVPPQACFYGQVRDACGCCLVCAAGEGEACGARRPGGLSCGDGLRCDAVRGSHGGLQSWCVCAASGPVCGSDGRTYPSVCRLRAENRRAELGETAPVILIQRGRCDSGIQHPETMRYKFNFIADVVEKIIPAVVHLELFQRMPFSNEEVSVSSGSGFVVSEDGWIITNAHLLTNKHRIKVELKSGLHYDATQKDMDEKLDIALIKIEPDSPLPVLHLGQSSDLRSGEFVVAVGSPFSLQNTVTTGIISTAKRKGLELGFKESDMDYIQTDAIFNYGNSGGPLVNLDGDVIGINTLKVAAGISFAIPVDRIRQFLTESHNRKVNGNTAQKKKYIGVRMLQLSPSLIQDLKKREGQFPDVSSGVYIYEVIPGTAASRAGMINHDVITGINGQPIRTTREVSKAVQSGSELSVVVRRKDKTVTLTVIPEETD from the exons ATGAAGTTTGTTGCCTACTTCACGGTCCTCAGCTCCGCGGTTCACGCAGGTCTgctgagaaaaagacaaacctgTCCTCAGGTGTGTGATGCTTCTCGGTGCCCCGTCCCGCCACAGGCCTGTTTCTACGGGCAGGTGAGGGACGCATGCGGCTGCTGCCTGGTGTGCGCGGCCGGCGAGGGCGAAGCCTGCGGGGCGCGCCGCCCCGGCGGCCTCTCCTGCGGTGACGGGCTGCGGTGCGACGCTGTCCGGGGCTCGCACGGAGGCCTGCAGAGCTGGTGCGTGTGCGCGGCCTCCGGCCCGGTGTGCGGCAGCGACGGACGGACTTACCCCAGCGTGTGCCGCCTGAGAGCGGAGAACAGGAGGGCCGAGCTCGGTGAGACCGCTCCGGTCATCTTGATCCAGAGGGGTCGGTGTGATTCAG GAATTCAACACCCAGAAACAATGCGCTACAAGTTCAACTTCATTGCAGATGTTGTGGAAAAGATAATTCCTGCTGTGGTGCATCTGGAGCTTTTCCAAAg AATGCCCTTTTCCAATGAGGAAGTCTCTGTGTCAAGCGGCTCGGGGTTCGTAGTGTCAGAAGATGGCTGGATTATCACCAACGCACACTTACTCACCAACAAGCACAGGATCAAAGTCGAGCTGAAAAGCGGTTTGCATTATGACGCTACACAAAAAGACATGGATGAGAAGCTGGACATTGCACTCATCAAAATTGAACCAGAT AGTCCACTGCCTGTTTTGCACCTTGGCCAGTCATCAGACCTGCGTTCCGGTGAGTTTGTGGTAGCAGTGGGAAGCCCCTTCTCCCTGCAGAACACCGTCACCACCGGAATTATCAGCACTGCCAAACGCAAAGGCCTGGAGCTGGGCTTCAAGGAATCTGACATGGACTACATACAAACTGATGCCATTTTtaat TATGGCAACTCTGGTGGACCACTTGTCAACTTG GATGGAGATGTAATAGGTATAAACACTCTGAAAGTGGCAGCTGGAATCTCTTTTGCCATTCCTGTGGACAGAATACGCCAGTTCCTCACCGAGTCCCACAACAGAAAAGTCAATG GAAATACAgcccaaaaaaagaaatacataggTGTCCGGATGCTGCAGCTCTCACCGTC TTTGATCCAAGATCTGAAGAAGCGTGAAGGTCAATTTCCAGATGTGAGCTCAGGGGTTTACATTTATGAGGTAATACCTGGAACAGCTGCATCTAG ggcTGGCATGATTAATCACGATGTCATCACTGGCATCAACGGGCAGCCCATTCGAACCACGCGTGAAGTAAGCAAAGCCGTCCAGAGTGGCAGCGAGCTTTCAGTGGTGGTGCGACGAAAGGACAAGACTGTTACACTAACTGTCATTCCTGAAGAGACGGACTGA